A section of the Streptomyces sp. NBC_00178 genome encodes:
- a CDS encoding SGNH/GDSL hydrolase family protein: MPERSSRRRVRRGGTTLTAVAVVAGAVLTGCTSSGREGAVPGAAGPRSPSPSPAWDASPASVAAVGDSITRGFDACSVLADCPEVSWATGTDTAVRSLAVRLLGASKAPAHSWNHAVSGARMAQLPEQMALAAKEDPALVTVMIGANDACRDSVRLMTPVADFRVSFEAAVRRLRATAPKAQLYVSSVPDLKRLWSAGRVNPLGKQIWKLGICRSMLGDADDMGAAAVARREAVRDRVVAYNEVLRDVCARDELCRDDRGAVFAYRFTGKQLSEWDWFHPGRNGQARLAEIAYREVTASRPPA; encoded by the coding sequence ATGCCCGAGCGTTCGTCACGCCGCCGGGTCCGCAGGGGCGGTACCACTCTGACGGCGGTCGCGGTCGTCGCGGGCGCCGTGCTCACGGGATGCACGTCCTCCGGCCGGGAAGGCGCCGTCCCGGGTGCCGCCGGGCCGCGCAGCCCCTCCCCCTCGCCCGCCTGGGACGCGAGCCCCGCGTCCGTCGCGGCCGTCGGGGACTCCATCACCCGGGGCTTCGACGCCTGCTCGGTGCTGGCCGACTGCCCGGAGGTGTCCTGGGCCACCGGGACCGACACCGCCGTGCGGAGCCTCGCCGTACGCCTGCTGGGGGCGTCGAAGGCGCCGGCGCACAGCTGGAACCACGCGGTGTCCGGCGCACGGATGGCGCAGCTGCCGGAGCAGATGGCGCTGGCGGCGAAGGAGGACCCCGCCCTCGTCACCGTGATGATCGGCGCGAACGACGCCTGCCGCGACTCCGTGCGGCTGATGACCCCCGTGGCGGATTTCCGGGTGTCGTTCGAGGCCGCCGTACGCCGGCTGCGCGCCACCGCCCCGAAGGCACAGCTGTACGTGTCCAGCGTCCCCGATCTCAAGCGGCTCTGGTCGGCCGGGCGCGTGAACCCGCTCGGCAAGCAGATCTGGAAGCTGGGCATCTGCCGGTCGATGCTGGGCGACGCGGACGACATGGGCGCGGCCGCCGTCGCACGGCGCGAGGCGGTGCGGGACCGTGTGGTCGCGTACAACGAGGTACTGCGGGACGTCTGCGCCCGGGACGAGCTGTGCCGTGACGACCGCGGGGCGGTCTTCGCATACCGCTTCACGGGGAAGCAGCTCAGCGAGTGGGACTGGTTCCATCCGGGGCGCAACGGCCAGGCCCGGCTGGCGGAGATCGCCTACCGCGAGGTGACCGCGTCCCGGCCGCCCGCGTAG
- a CDS encoding aldose epimerase family protein, whose protein sequence is MIVTTGTAVRSEDFSTLADGTPVGRWTLERGGTRVRVLTYGAVVQSVEVPGRDGGRAEVALGMPDVKGYETHTGPYFGAVVGRYANRIAGGSFVLDGHTHRITRNEGRNTLHGGERGFDKRVWDAEEVPDGVRLTLVAQDGEEGFPGRLTVGVTYTLDADGALRIGYRATTDAPTVLNLTNHTYWNLAGADSGSALGHELRLAAGLITPADAESVPTGEFAPVGGTRFDFREAKPVGPHYDTNYVLEETGGEPVAELYDPGSGRLLTVRTTEPGLQLYTADHLDGEPFGPCAGIALETQHFPDSPNRPEFPGTVLRPGEEFASTTVYGFSVR, encoded by the coding sequence TTGATCGTGACGACGGGTACAGCGGTACGCAGCGAAGACTTCTCCACCCTCGCCGACGGCACGCCGGTCGGGCGCTGGACGCTGGAGCGCGGGGGCACGCGGGTGCGGGTGCTGACGTACGGCGCCGTGGTGCAGTCGGTGGAGGTGCCCGGCAGGGACGGCGGCCGGGCGGAGGTGGCCCTGGGCATGCCGGACGTCAAGGGCTACGAGACGCACACGGGCCCCTACTTCGGCGCCGTGGTGGGCCGGTACGCGAACCGGATCGCGGGCGGCTCCTTCGTCCTGGACGGGCACACGCACCGGATCACCCGGAACGAGGGCCGCAATACGCTGCACGGCGGTGAGCGCGGCTTCGACAAGCGCGTCTGGGACGCCGAGGAGGTGCCGGACGGTGTGCGGCTCACCCTGGTCGCCCAGGACGGCGAAGAGGGCTTCCCGGGGCGGCTCACGGTAGGCGTGACGTACACCCTGGACGCGGACGGCGCGCTGCGCATCGGCTACCGCGCGACGACGGACGCGCCGACCGTGCTGAACCTGACGAACCACACCTACTGGAACCTGGCCGGTGCGGACAGCGGAAGCGCGCTGGGGCACGAACTGCGTCTGGCGGCCGGGCTGATCACGCCGGCGGACGCGGAGTCCGTCCCCACGGGCGAGTTCGCGCCGGTGGGCGGGACCCGCTTCGACTTCCGCGAGGCGAAGCCGGTCGGCCCGCACTACGACACGAACTACGTGCTGGAGGAGACCGGCGGGGAGCCGGTCGCCGAGCTGTACGACCCGGGGTCCGGGCGTCTGCTGACGGTCCGTACGACGGAGCCGGGGCTCCAGCTCTACACCGCGGACCACCTCGACGGTGAGCCCTTCGGTCCGTGCGCCGGGATCGCGCTGGAGACGCAGCACTTCCCGGACTCGCCGAACCGCCCGGAGTTCCCGGGCACGGTGCTGCGCCCGGGCGAGGAGTTCGCCTCGACAACGGTGTACGGCTTCTCGGTGCGCTGA
- a CDS encoding EI24 domain-containing protein, whose product MSDLGAGFGYLIKGQRWAFGHGRWFGFGLLPALITLVVYAGALVGLGYGADDFAGWVTPFADDWSSPWQGLLRNTLVVLVFVLGLFLAVVTFTAVTLLVGQPFYESLSEEVDRSEGGDVPESGLPLWRELWISARDSVRVLVRVAFYGVLLFALGFVPVIGQTVIPALGFCVTGYFLAEELTAVALQRRGMVLKDRLALLRGRRMAALGFGVPLALAFVVPLVAVFLMPGAVAGATLLARDLTAPPAAPEPAPAPHSLRKG is encoded by the coding sequence ATGAGCGATCTCGGGGCGGGCTTCGGCTACTTGATAAAGGGGCAGCGCTGGGCCTTCGGGCACGGCCGGTGGTTCGGCTTCGGCCTCCTGCCCGCGTTGATCACCCTCGTCGTCTACGCGGGCGCGCTCGTCGGACTCGGTTACGGCGCCGACGACTTCGCCGGCTGGGTCACCCCGTTCGCCGACGACTGGTCCTCGCCCTGGCAGGGGCTCCTGCGCAACACCCTGGTCGTCCTGGTCTTCGTCCTCGGCCTGTTCCTCGCGGTGGTCACGTTCACCGCCGTGACCCTTCTGGTGGGCCAGCCGTTCTACGAGTCGCTCTCCGAGGAGGTCGACCGCAGCGAGGGCGGGGACGTGCCCGAGTCGGGCCTGCCGCTGTGGCGGGAGCTCTGGATCTCCGCCCGCGACTCGGTCCGCGTCCTGGTGCGCGTCGCGTTCTACGGGGTGCTGCTCTTCGCCCTCGGGTTCGTCCCCGTCATCGGACAGACCGTGATCCCCGCGCTCGGCTTCTGCGTCACCGGCTACTTCCTCGCCGAGGAGCTCACCGCCGTCGCCCTCCAGCGCCGCGGCATGGTCCTGAAGGACCGGCTCGCGCTGCTGCGCGGCCGCCGGATGGCGGCCCTCGGCTTCGGCGTCCCGCTCGCCCTCGCCTTCGTGGTCCCGCTCGTCGCCGTGTTCCTGATGCCCGGGGCGGTCGCCGGGGCGACGCTGCTGGCCCGCGACCTGACGGCTCCGCCCGCCGCCCCCGAGCCCGCGCCGGCCCCGCACTCGCTGCGCAAGGGCTGA
- a CDS encoding mandelate racemase/muconate lactonizing enzyme family protein has translation MRITGISTHVVGTPWRNLTYVQVHTDEGLTGVGETRMLGRTDALLGYLREATANHIAGSDPFAVEDLVKRMKYGDYGRAGEIVMSGIAVVEMACWDIKGKALGVPVWQLLGGKVTDRVKAYANGWYTTERTPEAYHKAAQGVVERGYRALKIDPFGTGHFELGQEETRYAVSLIEAVRDAIGPDTELMLEMHGRFSPSTAVRIAREMAPFRPAWLEEPVPPENLKALAKVAEKVDMPIATGERIHDRIEFRELFESQAADIIQPDVGHIGGILETRKLAATAETHYTLIAPHNVGGSVLTAASLQVAGCTPNFKILEHFNDFADADIKKVVKGAPSVDPATGCFELSDAPGLGVELDVDAAAEFPQQQARFDLWADGWEKRQPK, from the coding sequence GTGCGCATCACCGGAATCAGCACGCATGTCGTCGGCACGCCGTGGCGGAACCTCACCTACGTCCAGGTCCACACCGACGAGGGCCTCACCGGTGTCGGTGAGACGCGGATGCTGGGCCGCACCGACGCGCTGCTCGGCTATCTGCGGGAGGCCACGGCCAACCACATCGCCGGATCCGACCCGTTCGCGGTCGAGGACCTCGTCAAGCGGATGAAGTACGGCGACTACGGGCGGGCCGGGGAGATCGTGATGTCCGGCATCGCGGTCGTCGAGATGGCCTGCTGGGACATCAAGGGCAAGGCGCTGGGCGTCCCGGTGTGGCAGCTGCTCGGCGGGAAGGTCACCGACCGGGTCAAGGCGTACGCCAACGGGTGGTACACCACGGAGCGCACCCCGGAGGCGTACCACAAGGCCGCGCAGGGCGTGGTGGAGCGCGGCTACCGCGCGCTGAAGATCGACCCCTTCGGCACGGGCCACTTCGAGCTCGGCCAGGAGGAGACGCGTTACGCGGTGTCCCTCATCGAGGCCGTGCGGGACGCCATCGGGCCCGACACCGAGCTGATGCTGGAGATGCACGGGCGCTTCAGCCCGTCGACGGCGGTCCGGATCGCCCGCGAGATGGCGCCCTTCCGCCCGGCGTGGCTGGAGGAGCCGGTGCCGCCGGAGAACCTCAAGGCGCTCGCCAAGGTCGCGGAGAAGGTCGACATGCCCATCGCGACCGGTGAACGCATCCACGACCGGATCGAGTTCCGGGAGCTGTTCGAGTCCCAGGCGGCCGACATCATCCAGCCGGACGTCGGTCACATCGGCGGCATCCTGGAGACCCGGAAGCTGGCGGCGACGGCGGAGACCCACTACACGCTGATCGCACCCCACAACGTGGGCGGATCGGTGCTGACCGCGGCCAGCCTCCAGGTCGCCGGCTGCACGCCCAACTTCAAGATCCTGGAACACTTCAACGACTTCGCGGACGCCGACATCAAGAAGGTCGTCAAGGGCGCGCCCAGCGTCGATCCCGCCACCGGCTGCTTCGAGCTCTCCGACGCCCCCGGGCTCGGCGTGGAGCTGGACGTGGACGCGGCGGCGGAGTTCCCGCAGCAGCAGGCGCGGTTCGACCTGTGGGCGGACGGCTGGGAGAAGAGGCAGCCCAAGTGA
- a CDS encoding zinc-dependent alcohol dehydrogenase — MSRASRSLVVDRPGSHRLSEGPLPEPGPGEVRVRVAAAGICMSDRELYDGHRDAAYVRYPVVPGHEWSGTVDAVGAGVDPALEGRRTVAEGFRACGRCERCRYGETSLCTAGYDETGFTRPGAFADHVVVPARLLHPLADDADLRAAALLEPAAVIAAAVRAGAPEPGERIAVLGAGTLGLLAVQLLAAVSPGRLTVIDPRKQRASLSLDFGADEAIDPEEAEETRGRYDLVVETAGAPSTAADACLLARRGGRVVLTGMFTPGAVGIDPVHLSLSQLTVRSVFGAPSAAWSHAVRAFTAGLLDPAPLITHEFPLERFADAVALVGSGAPDTGKVLLRP, encoded by the coding sequence GTGAGCCGCGCCTCGCGCTCGTTGGTCGTGGACCGGCCCGGCAGCCACCGGCTGTCCGAGGGGCCGCTCCCGGAGCCGGGCCCCGGCGAGGTCCGGGTGCGGGTCGCGGCGGCCGGGATCTGCATGAGCGACCGCGAGCTGTACGACGGCCACCGCGACGCGGCCTATGTGCGCTACCCCGTGGTGCCGGGTCACGAGTGGTCCGGGACGGTCGACGCCGTGGGAGCGGGCGTCGATCCCGCACTGGAGGGCCGGCGCACGGTCGCCGAGGGCTTCCGGGCCTGCGGCCGCTGCGAGCGCTGCAGATACGGCGAGACCTCCCTGTGCACGGCGGGCTACGACGAGACGGGGTTCACGCGTCCCGGCGCGTTCGCCGACCACGTGGTCGTACCCGCCAGGCTGCTCCACCCGCTGGCCGACGACGCGGACCTGCGGGCCGCCGCCCTCCTGGAGCCGGCGGCGGTGATCGCGGCCGCGGTGCGGGCCGGGGCCCCGGAGCCGGGCGAGCGGATCGCCGTCCTGGGCGCCGGCACGCTCGGGCTGCTCGCGGTCCAGCTGCTGGCCGCGGTCTCGCCCGGCCGGCTCACGGTGATCGACCCCAGGAAGCAACGGGCCTCCCTGTCACTGGACTTCGGTGCGGACGAGGCCATCGACCCCGAGGAGGCGGAGGAGACCCGCGGGCGCTACGACCTGGTCGTGGAGACGGCCGGGGCGCCGTCCACCGCCGCGGACGCCTGCCTGCTGGCGCGGCGCGGGGGCCGGGTGGTGCTGACCGGGATGTTCACCCCGGGAGCCGTGGGGATCGACCCGGTGCACCTGTCGCTGAGCCAGCTCACGGTGCGCAGTGTGTTCGGGGCGCCGTCGGCGGCCTGGTCCCACGCGGTGCGGGCGTTCACGGCCGGGCTGCTCGATCCCGCGCCGCTGATCACGCACGAGTTCCCGCTCGAACGGTTCGCCGACGCGGTGGCGCTGGTGGGCAGCGGGGCTCCGGACACCGGGAAGGTGCTGCTGCGGCCCTGA
- the chvE gene encoding multiple monosaccharide ABC transporter substrate-binding protein — protein MRNRRAALAAVASAASLALTLTACGQNSEGGSEENKGGSDGATIGIAMPTKSSERWIADGANVVKELKGKGYKTKLAYGEDDPDQQVSQIENMITQGVDALIVAAIDNKSLANVLQQAKDADIPVISYDRLILGSPNVDYYASFDNEKVGELQGTYIVDKLGLGSGKKGPFSIELFAGSNDDNNTKYFFQGAMNVLKPYVDKGELVVRSKQTALNQVTTLRWDGGTAQKRMDDLLTSSYRSARVDAVLSPYDGISIGILSALKSDGYGTKAKPMPVVTGQDAEVASVKSIITGEQTQTVYKDLRELAKVASNMVDAVLNDKKPEVNDTKSYDNGSKVVPAFLLQPVSVDKANYKQVLVDGGYYTENDLK, from the coding sequence ATGCGCAACCGCAGAGCCGCACTTGCCGCCGTCGCCTCCGCCGCGTCCCTCGCCCTCACCCTGACCGCCTGCGGCCAGAACAGCGAGGGCGGCAGCGAGGAGAACAAGGGAGGCAGCGACGGTGCCACCATCGGCATCGCGATGCCGACCAAGTCCTCCGAGCGCTGGATCGCCGACGGCGCCAACGTCGTCAAGGAGCTGAAGGGCAAGGGGTACAAGACCAAGCTCGCCTACGGCGAGGACGACCCGGACCAGCAGGTCTCGCAGATCGAGAACATGATCACGCAGGGCGTGGACGCCCTGATCGTGGCCGCGATCGACAACAAGTCCCTCGCCAACGTGCTCCAGCAGGCCAAGGACGCCGACATCCCGGTGATCTCCTACGACCGGCTGATCCTCGGCTCTCCGAACGTCGACTACTACGCCTCCTTCGACAACGAGAAGGTCGGCGAGCTGCAGGGCACGTACATCGTGGACAAGCTCGGCCTGGGGAGCGGCAAGAAGGGCCCCTTCAGCATCGAGCTGTTCGCGGGTTCCAACGACGACAACAACACCAAGTACTTCTTCCAGGGCGCGATGAACGTCCTCAAGCCGTACGTCGACAAGGGCGAACTGGTCGTCAGGTCCAAGCAGACCGCCCTCAACCAGGTCACCACGCTGCGCTGGGACGGCGGCACCGCGCAGAAGCGCATGGACGACCTGCTGACGTCCAGCTACCGCAGCGCCCGGGTCGACGCGGTGCTCTCGCCGTACGACGGCATCTCCATCGGCATCCTGTCCGCCCTGAAGTCCGACGGCTATGGCACCAAGGCCAAGCCGATGCCCGTCGTCACGGGCCAGGACGCCGAGGTCGCCTCGGTGAAGTCGATCATCACGGGTGAGCAGACCCAGACGGTCTACAAGGACCTGCGCGAGCTCGCCAAGGTCGCCTCGAACATGGTCGACGCCGTCCTGAACGACAAGAAGCCCGAGGTCAACGACACCAAGTCCTACGACAACGGCTCCAAGGTCGTCCCCGCGTTCCTGCTGCAGCCGGTGAGCGTCGACAAGGCCAACTACAAGCAGGTCCTCGTCGACGGCGGCTACTACACCGAGAACGACCTCAAGTAA
- the mmsA gene encoding multiple monosaccharide ABC transporter ATP-binding protein, whose amino-acid sequence MAGPVLEMRSIVKTFPGVKALSDVTLTVRQGEVHAICGENGAGKSTLMKVLSGVHPHGSYEGDILFESETCRFKDIRASEQHGIVIIHQELALVPYLSIAENIFLGNEHARRGLINWNDTLRHAGELLRRVGLDEHPETRVADIGVGKQQLVEIAKALSKKVKLLILDEPTAALNDEDSGKLLDLILQLKDQGMTSIIISHKLNEIRRVADSVTIIRDGRSIETLDVKAEETTEDRIISGMVGRDLEHRFPERTPHHPEEGTAPALEIRNWTVHHPIDQQRKVVDDVSIEVRRGEIVGIAGLMGAGRTELAMSVFGRSYGRYAGGTVLRDGTEIRTKSVPEAVKHGIAYATEDRKHYGLNLIDTINRNISLTALGKVARRGVVDEHGERQVAEDFRRSMNIKAPTVFEPVGKLSGGNQQKVVLSKWIFAGPEVLILDEPTRGIDVGAKYEIYTVIDRLAAQGKAVVFISSELPELLGMCDRIYTMAAGRLTGEFPRAEATQEALMRQMTKDNEVTR is encoded by the coding sequence ATGGCGGGACCCGTCCTGGAAATGCGCTCGATCGTCAAAACCTTCCCCGGCGTCAAAGCGCTTTCGGACGTCACGCTGACCGTCCGGCAGGGCGAGGTCCACGCCATCTGCGGGGAGAACGGCGCCGGCAAGTCGACCCTGATGAAGGTCCTCTCCGGCGTCCACCCGCACGGCAGCTACGAGGGGGACATCCTCTTCGAGAGCGAGACGTGCCGGTTCAAGGACATCCGGGCGAGCGAGCAGCACGGCATCGTGATCATCCACCAGGAACTGGCGCTGGTGCCGTACCTCTCCATCGCGGAGAACATCTTCCTCGGCAACGAGCACGCGAGGCGCGGGCTCATCAACTGGAACGACACCCTGCGGCACGCGGGCGAACTGCTGCGCAGGGTCGGTCTCGACGAGCACCCGGAGACCCGTGTCGCCGACATCGGCGTGGGCAAGCAGCAACTGGTGGAGATAGCCAAGGCGCTGTCGAAGAAGGTGAAGCTGCTCATCCTCGACGAGCCGACGGCGGCGCTGAACGACGAGGACAGCGGCAAGCTCCTCGACCTGATCCTGCAGCTCAAGGACCAGGGCATGACCTCGATCATCATCTCGCACAAGCTGAACGAGATCCGCCGGGTCGCCGACTCGGTCACGATCATCCGCGACGGGCGCTCCATCGAGACGCTCGACGTGAAGGCCGAGGAGACGACCGAGGACCGGATCATCAGCGGGATGGTCGGCCGCGACCTGGAGCACCGGTTCCCGGAGCGCACCCCGCACCACCCGGAGGAGGGCACCGCCCCCGCCCTGGAGATCCGCAACTGGACCGTGCACCACCCGATCGACCAGCAGCGCAAGGTCGTCGACGACGTCTCGATCGAGGTGCGGCGCGGCGAGATCGTCGGGATCGCCGGTCTCATGGGCGCCGGCCGCACCGAGCTGGCGATGAGCGTCTTCGGGCGCTCCTACGGCCGGTACGCGGGCGGCACGGTCCTCCGGGACGGCACCGAGATCCGCACGAAGTCCGTCCCCGAGGCCGTGAAGCACGGCATCGCGTACGCCACCGAGGACCGCAAGCACTACGGCCTCAACCTCATCGACACCATCAACCGGAACATCTCGCTGACCGCCCTCGGCAAGGTCGCCAGGCGGGGTGTGGTCGATGAGCACGGGGAGCGGCAGGTCGCCGAGGACTTCCGCCGGTCCATGAACATCAAGGCGCCGACGGTCTTCGAACCCGTGGGCAAGCTGTCCGGCGGCAACCAGCAGAAGGTCGTCCTCAGCAAGTGGATCTTCGCGGGTCCCGAGGTGCTCATCCTGGACGAGCCCACGCGCGGCATCGACGTCGGTGCCAAGTACGAGATCTACACGGTCATCGACCGGCTGGCCGCCCAGGGCAAGGCGGTCGTCTTCATTTCCTCCGAACTGCCGGAGCTGCTCGGCATGTGCGACCGCATCTACACCATGGCCGCGGGACGGCTGACGGGCGAGTTCCCGCGGGCCGAGGCCACGCAGGAAGCGCTGATGCGTCAGATGACGAAGGACAACGAGGTAACCCGATGA
- the mmsB gene encoding multiple monosaccharide ABC transporter permease encodes MSTDLTDRTPAPAPAGKGGAASGDGLLQLVLGGMRRNMRQYGMLMALGLIVVLFAVWSGGDLLLPRNVSNLVLQNSYILILAIGMMLVIIAGHIDLSVGSLTAFIGAMAAVLMVEHDLSWPLAVVLCLAIGAVAGAVQGFFIAYLGIPSFIVTLAGMLLFRGLTEIFLKGQTLGPFPKDLQEIANGFLPEVGPTTNYHNLTLLLGFALIAFVVFQEVRDRKRQQEFALDVLPAKLFVLKLVALVAAVLVVTLLLASYKGAPVVLLILGVLVVGFGYLMRNAIIGRHIYAIGGNLPAAKLSGVKDRKVTFLVFLNMGMLAALAGLVFAARFNAASPKAGLNFELEAIAASFIGGASMSGGVGTVLGAIIGGLVLGVLNNGMNLVGIGTDYQQVIKGLVLLAAVGFDVWNKRKVGS; translated from the coding sequence ATGAGTACGGACCTGACCGACAGGACCCCGGCCCCCGCACCGGCCGGAAAGGGCGGGGCGGCATCCGGCGACGGCCTGCTGCAGCTGGTGCTCGGCGGCATGCGCCGCAACATGCGCCAGTACGGCATGCTGATGGCCCTGGGCCTGATCGTGGTGCTGTTCGCGGTGTGGTCGGGCGGCGACCTGCTGCTGCCGCGCAACGTCTCCAACCTGGTGCTGCAGAACAGCTACATCCTGATTCTCGCGATCGGCATGATGCTCGTCATCATCGCAGGCCACATCGACCTCTCGGTCGGCTCGCTGACCGCGTTCATCGGCGCGATGGCCGCCGTACTGATGGTCGAGCACGATCTGTCCTGGCCGCTCGCGGTGGTGCTGTGCCTGGCCATCGGCGCCGTGGCGGGCGCGGTGCAGGGCTTCTTCATCGCCTATCTCGGCATACCGTCGTTCATCGTGACCCTCGCGGGCATGCTGCTCTTCCGCGGTCTCACCGAGATCTTCCTGAAGGGCCAGACGCTGGGCCCCTTCCCCAAGGACCTGCAGGAGATAGCCAACGGCTTCCTCCCCGAGGTCGGCCCCACCACCAACTACCACAACCTCACGCTGCTGCTGGGCTTCGCGCTGATCGCCTTCGTGGTGTTCCAGGAGGTCCGCGACCGCAAGCGGCAGCAGGAGTTCGCCCTCGACGTGCTGCCTGCCAAGCTCTTCGTGCTGAAGCTGGTCGCGCTGGTCGCGGCCGTCCTCGTGGTCACACTGCTGCTGGCCAGCTACAAGGGCGCCCCGGTCGTGCTGCTCATCCTCGGCGTGCTCGTCGTCGGGTTCGGCTACCTGATGCGCAACGCGATCATCGGCCGCCACATCTACGCCATCGGCGGCAACCTGCCCGCGGCCAAGCTGTCGGGTGTGAAGGACAGGAAGGTCACCTTCCTGGTCTTCCTGAACATGGGCATGCTCGCGGCCCTGGCGGGTCTGGTCTTCGCCGCCCGCTTCAACGCCGCTTCGCCCAAGGCGGGCCTCAACTTCGAACTGGAGGCCATCGCCGCCTCGTTCATCGGCGGCGCGTCGATGAGCGGCGGCGTCGGCACGGTCCTCGGCGCGATCATCGGTGGTCTCGTCCTGGGTGTGCTGAACAACGGCATGAACCTCGTCGGCATCGGCACCGACTACCAGCAGGTCATCAAGGGTCTCGTCCTGCTCGCGGCGGTCGGCTTCGACGTCTGGAACAAGCGCAAGGTCGGCTCGTGA
- a CDS encoding organic hydroperoxide resistance protein — MTIQHIDVAYTAVATAENGRDGRVSSDDGNLDVVVNPPKAMGGSGAGTNPEQLFAAGYSACFQGALGVVARSEKADISGSTVTASVSIGKTEAGGFGLEVAISASIPNVDRATAQALVEKAHQVCPYSNATRGNIKVELSVA, encoded by the coding sequence ATGACCATCCAGCACATAGACGTGGCCTACACCGCCGTCGCCACCGCCGAGAACGGCCGCGACGGCCGCGTCTCCTCCGACGACGGCAACCTCGACGTCGTCGTCAACCCGCCGAAGGCGATGGGCGGCAGCGGCGCGGGAACCAACCCCGAGCAGCTCTTCGCGGCCGGCTACAGCGCCTGTTTCCAGGGCGCGCTCGGTGTGGTCGCCCGCAGCGAGAAGGCCGACATCTCGGGTTCGACGGTGACCGCCTCGGTCTCCATCGGCAAGACGGAGGCCGGCGGCTTCGGCCTGGAGGTCGCGATCAGCGCCTCCATCCCGAACGTCGACAGGGCCACCGCCCAGGCGCTCGTCGAGAAGGCGCACCAGGTGTGCCCGTACTCGAACGCCACCCGCGGCAACATCAAGGTCGAGCTGTCCGTCGCCTGA
- a CDS encoding NADP-dependent oxidoreductase, giving the protein MSAALPTSSREWHLVARPHGWPEAKDFALREAPVTAPAEGRVLVRNLHFSVDPYMRGRMNDVKSYAPPFKLDHPMQGGAVGEVVASAAEGFSVGDHVLHGLGWREYAEVPAEHAVKIDASLAPVSAYLGVLGMPGLTAYAGLFEVASFKEGDAVFVSGAAGAVGSQVGQMAKIKGASRVIGSAGSDEKVKLLVEEYGFDAAFNYKKGPVREQLAEAAPDGIDVYFDNVGGEHLEAALSTLNLHGRVTMCGMIAQYNATEPTPGPSNLALVIGKRLRLQGILVGDHAALQPKFVQEVAGWIASGDLKYTETNVRGIENGYDAFVGMLRGENTGKMVVSLDA; this is encoded by the coding sequence ATGTCTGCAGCACTTCCCACGTCGAGCCGTGAATGGCACCTCGTCGCCCGTCCGCACGGCTGGCCCGAGGCCAAGGACTTCGCGCTGCGCGAGGCGCCGGTGACCGCTCCCGCCGAGGGCCGCGTCCTCGTCCGCAACCTGCACTTCTCGGTCGACCCGTACATGCGGGGCCGGATGAACGACGTGAAGTCGTACGCTCCGCCCTTCAAGCTCGACCACCCGATGCAGGGCGGCGCGGTCGGCGAGGTCGTGGCGTCGGCCGCAGAGGGCTTCTCCGTCGGCGACCACGTCCTGCACGGCCTCGGCTGGCGCGAGTACGCCGAGGTGCCCGCCGAGCACGCGGTGAAGATCGACGCCTCGCTGGCTCCCGTGTCCGCCTACCTCGGTGTGCTGGGCATGCCCGGGCTCACCGCCTACGCGGGCCTGTTCGAGGTCGCCTCCTTCAAGGAGGGCGACGCCGTCTTCGTCTCCGGCGCGGCCGGAGCGGTCGGCAGCCAGGTCGGCCAGATGGCGAAGATCAAGGGCGCGTCCAGGGTCATCGGCTCGGCCGGTTCCGACGAGAAGGTCAAGCTCCTCGTCGAGGAGTACGGCTTCGACGCGGCCTTCAACTACAAGAAGGGCCCCGTCCGGGAGCAGCTCGCCGAGGCCGCGCCCGACGGCATCGACGTCTACTTCGACAACGTCGGCGGTGAGCACCTGGAGGCCGCGCTCTCCACGCTCAACCTGCACGGCCGCGTCACCATGTGCGGGATGATCGCGCAGTACAACGCCACGGAGCCCACCCCGGGGCCGAGCAATCTCGCGCTCGTCATCGGAAAGCGCCTGCGCCTGCAGGGCATCCTCGTGGGCGACCACGCGGCGCTCCAGCCGAAGTTCGTGCAGGAGGTGGCCGGCTGGATCGCATCCGGAGACCTCAAGTACACCGAGACGAACGTCCGGGGCATCGAGAACGGCTACGACGCCTTCGTGGGCATGCTGCGCGGCGAGAACACCGGAAAGATGGTCGTTTCGCTCGACGCCTGA